gaaaaaagaaacatttcagatagaaaaagaaaaaaaaaaaaacacataaacgTTCACTTTAAGCTGACCATTTCAGGTATCCTTCCAAATTCTCTTTTTCCTTGTTCCTATCTCCACCattttgatcaaagaaactTGCTTCTGCACAATAAAGTCTTTATCTTATTCCAACATTTCTCAACCACCACCTCCTGCAACATTTCTCACACACAAAAGCCATTACTATTCTCTATGAACCTCCATGAAACTAGTCACCGTGTGCCATCCATCTGTTTCCCATCCCAAAACCACAAGTCATCTGTAATATTCTTTTACTtcacttgtttttgtttcacAATGCTAGTCAGTCCGGCGGGTGCTGCAGCATCATGTTCATGATCAAGTTTTAAGAGTTGTTTTCAAATATCTCGGGGgcctttaaaaaaagtataatggcaaatttaaataattaaaattgtcaatGGAAAAAGAAGGTTGATTGGACGTACATCTTCTTAACCTTGTTAAATTTTGGGATACAAATTGTAATAACTTGGTGTGAGTACTCAAATTTCTCTTTGATCATTTTCAatcataacaacaacaaaatgatcATTAGAGAAATGATTAATTGGATTTGACATATTcttaatcttgagatttttgagacacaagatttgattttttaaatcttcTTTCTACACTatctaatcaaatttaaatcactacaaaagtaaattaaaaaacagaaaattaataattaataaaattaaaaaattacaacacacggatattttcttaaaaaagaattatataatcCTGATTTTCTATCAAACCAGAGGTGGACATAGGTATTGAGAAGGGGCCCTTGCCTTTTTAATCTATttctcttatatattttatcattgtttttattattattaggctcatatatatgtatttttgaattttaagtgTAATTTAAAACTTATGAATCTAAATATCATTATACAAACtttagaaaaaacaaattaaatatcaagTTATATATGATTGTTGGTTTAGATAATAGTGAATTCAGTCCCCTAAAATAAGGTCTAAAGTATGAATattgtaaataataattaaaaatatgattggaaggaaaaatcatattaaaggTGATTAgttaagttttttaataaatattagttattaataaagttgataaatattttataccaataatatggtataataaaaaaacattaagttgtataatacattttttgaaattcattttaacatattctagattttttcttatataaaataaatagttagtgtaaatttttgttataaaatttatatttggcCTCCCCTAATTTCTTTTGTTGGATTCGTCCTTATGGGAAGATAGGTAAAAGTAGAGGATCACTTTAACaagctaaaaaattaaaaaaatatattaatcctctttttttttttttaagtaataacaaaatttgagcttcatctaaataaaataaatctttgaaATAGTTAGCTTTCAATGGTTTTTGGGAgggataaatattttaaaaattatgactaatcttcttaattaattagaggTAACCATTTTTAGGGCGAATGTGGAAAGGTGCCAGCGTCTTTTTTATACATAGTTGACTTCTAAACCAGttttttgattctgaaaatcattttaaagGACGCAAGATGTGACActcttatatttaagtttttttggtGGGAAGGACAAGGGCCCaatcaaaattacaaacaaatgttGTGAATTATTGTTAACTTTTTAACATCTTTAAATAGAAAAACACATTATCTTTTGTGGGATTATCTAAAATTTGCAATTCAAATTCTTGTGTATGTGCTAAATTtgctaaataattaacaatatcATTTGTTtgtcataaaatattaaagtattaAGTATGTCATATTTGTTATCAGGTTATTTCAAGTGATAAGTCATagtaaattatatgaaaatacaaCTTGCACTTTTGACAAAATGATTCCCTCAATtagttttgaaatatatatatatatatatatatatatatatatatatatatataaatttctaaatatttatttaaaatgcattttgaaaatgaatttcGTAGAATTCTTTAATAAACTCTTCTttagttataataataataataataaaaatgtttttatcaataaacaatgCTCAACATGTAACACGCCACCATGCCGTTGGAATACACGGGTCAAACAATTACGAGAACAAATTTGATAACTTGGAGGCCAACGTGGCCAAGCTGCAGTGTTACATAAAAGAAGAAACTTGAGTAGTCAAAGACTTTAGAACCtaaggaaaaggaaaattaaaaaaaaagaaggctgACAATGGAAATATTTTATCTCCTTTGCTCTATCGTCTCCACTTCCCTCACCTCTCTTCTTCTCTCCCTTGTCCTTCCCTTTCACACGCTACTGCAGCGGTGGAATTCCTCACGCGCCGCTTCTTCCTTCTCCGATGACGAAGCTGAACCCATATCTCTCTACGAAGGCACAGTTTGGCACCAACGTCGCCACCCAGTCAACCATTCCTTCCAATACCAGGTCCGCTATGCGCTCATTGACCTCGATCGTGCGCCTCATGCGCCTCACGATCATCTTTCTCTCGATGAAGCTCGCCAAATTACTGATACCAATGGGCCCATgtaattcttcttctttatttctacATTTTTCCCCATTGGGTTCTCTCGGAGTCATGCAAAATTTCACCTTGaagtttcaattttgttttcagcGACTGTTAAGCTTAGagtttgtttggataaacttaacTGTAAgcacttttaaaagaaaactgtttactcttttttttttttatgttaatatcaGTTTATGCATCTCAGTTGTTGGAGAAGTTTGATAGAAAACTTCGATGAAAGCTGGCTGCATAAGTTGATTTCAGTTTACAAGAGATACTCAATTCACCTgtgtttcttattttcttttcttgtaaatGCTTACGGAGAAATTTACGGAGGATGCAAGATGATTTGTTTTTCTCTGTTGTGGAAGTTTTGACTTGCAATTGCTTCATGTTGAACCCAATTCTGCAGTTTGCTCCTGACAATCCCTCCTAGTGTGGGTTATGAACAGAATCCTTTGAGTGTGTATTATTGTTATGCTGTTGAAGGCTCTACTAAAAGGTTGAAGAAGTGCATTGCTGAGGTGTGTGACAAAGATGCTCTCTTTTCTTAGTTTCTGTGACTTTTCTAGTTTATGCTTCATTCATGACTAAATTCATTAGTGAGTAATCTTTTCTCACCACCAACTCCATCCAACTTGCTCAAACCAGTTAGAATTAGGCCTATAGTTTATGTGTTCTTCTCTGTGAAATTAAGTAATTGATAGCATTTTAGCAGCTTTCATTTCTGTCCAGAATTCTCTTTGTTGAATgagaaatagttttttttttctttcgggGGTTGGGGTGGACATGTATTTTGAACttcaaatattttgatatatgaAGAGTGTTCATgttgttaactcgttggcaagtgtatCAATTTATCATAAGTAGTAAAGTAAAATGAAAGTCCAAGTGTTGACTCCacatggactttgtttgtacttagattgatgCAAATTCAATTTTCAAGCAATAGAAGATACAAAGAATGAAAAATTGGGAGAAAGTTAAGAATAAGaaagataaagaatttaaaatagaagataaagagaggtaaaaaataagataagaagTTAAAGTAagagatgataaagataaaaaataaaaatgatgataaTGCGCTTGAATGCTTAAAGGTAACTTAAAGTGTGTTGGAGTCTAGGATGTCAAAACTAttgtgatgtaatgttaataatttttctccaATTTATCCCACCCACATCTACTATGATACTCTATCTCTTGATTTCCCGCTAAAGAGtctatatctattttttttctcccaagTTTTTTGCAAAAATCTCACTCTATTTATAGCAACGATTTCATGAGAGACTTAGGGACTGGTGTGGATAGAAGAAGGgatagataaaagaaaagaaggaaataatGGCTAGAGAATGAGGGTTTCCCATATTAGAGATGCCCAAGGCTTTGAATGTATTCATTGGATAGCTCTGAGTCTCGATATGTCTTTCTCCTTTGTTTCTTACTCCTTTCATAGGCCTATAGTTTCACGTGACCTTGTCCTAAGCGGACGGACCTTCTGAGCTTGGCGGTGATCACACGCGCTTAACGCAAGATTCTCCCTAAGCGCATATTTGAACTTCTTTGCACTAAGTTTGTGCTGACCCaatcttcaactttttttttaagtttttgcatcaattttttcctcaaaagcacttgtaattttcttcttttgaatccGGCTTGTCAAAACATTAAAATGACATTAAAATCCTCATTATTTCATTACAAACAATAGTAAAGTAAAGGAATTTTAATCattcttaataaaaattgaCTCAGTTAAATCCAAATTTCGCAGTTATCACATGTCTTTCTCCAATTCTAGGCTGAAACCTTGtgcaagtgttgtcttgttcttGTTGTCTTACACTCTTACTATCAGATACAATGTTTTGCACCATTTTTTGCTATATGCTGACAgtactgcttttttttttttcaggtgaCAAATACACCATGGGGTGAAAGAGTATCTTTTGTTTTCAACCCACACTCTGATCTAGTGGCCAAGGCTTTGCATGTTAGTCCTTTTATGGTATGTAAACTATGCTTTTCCTTTACGGCATTTAGGGGTCAGGAAATTATGGTTCACAAAAACTATTATCTGTTCTATTTTATTGTATTCTATCCAGATTGAAAAAACAACAGTTACTTCCTCTGTTCCACTCTacccttgtaattttttttcttcctcttctggTTCTTGAGAATTGGTTTACACTGTTCTGCAACTTCCGTTTGGTGTTCATCTTCCTGAACTTAATATTGAGTCTATTTGCACTGTTATATAGATAACAAGAGAtaagttttctttctttgtgtTTATAGAAATGGTAGgagaaaaactatatttttggaGGCATAACATGGAACATTATATTTTCACATAGCACTGCAAGTAGTTAATCAATGTTTGATCAGTTGCGAGCTTGCTTGTTTGTTTTTGGATTCCTCGTGTTCTCCTATTTATGTGCCCAAAGTAGCTTGAAATGATGTTGCCTGTTGAGGTCTGGGAAGTTCCAGAAAAGGATTAAGTTATATGGCAGTCTGCTGTATACTATCATTTAGATGGTTTGGTTGCCGTGTAAATTCCATATATTTAAGAGGAAACCTCTCAGACTTGCTATGGGATAACATTCACAAGGTTTCAACATCTCTtgcattttctctctttcaacaGGATGTAAATAAAATACTGTCATTCTCAGAATACAGAGAGTAAATATAGCATTATTCACTATGTTAGGGGAATGAAACTGGAACAAAATGATGGTAATGAAGACTCTGGATTAATAAACGAACATTTCCTATATACACTACAATGTCTAATAGATATCTTGTTTTGCCTCAGATACTTGTCTACAtggttaaatttaatttgtaagaTAATCACAAtaagtttcaataaattttctGCATTTTATTAATAAGCATCTCCTTGAGCTATACTAGGATATGCTTGGAAGCTGGAATATCAAAGCAAATGATCCTGGAGAGAATCTTACAATATCAATTTCTGTTCATCATCCTGAGCATGGAAACTATTTTACTGCCAGTCTGAAAGCCAAAAAGCTGTGCTCATCCCCAGAGTCAGATCATGCAGTTTTCTTTTGGTTGATGCCTCATAAAGTTGCAGTATGGATATATTGGCATGTAAGCTTCCTTTTTTGCTATACTTCCCTCTTACGGTGTTTTTATATGATAAGTATTTTTTGAAACTGCTGTGGTGCTGTCAGACTATGATAAGTTTTCTTTGGCAAGCAATTTAAGAGGCTTGAACTTGAAATAACTGAAATTTGAAGTGTGATTGGAACTGAAATTTACTGAGACCAGCTCCCTGCAATCAGAGGTAGGCTTCCATACTGAACACAAATGGGGACAATAGGGACTAAAATGTTGACCATGTCATCATTGGGACTTGTACCATGTCATGCATGAACTTCCCAAAAGCTTAAGCTAGTACTTGAaggtttatgatttttctttttataaatctAACAGTTTTATATTCAACCTAATTATAATCTGGTATTTTTTTACTtctgaaagataaaaacatgTGCATTAATAGAAAAGATATGAAATtgatacttaaaaatatattattgtctACTCcgttggatttggatttgaataatgattgctttgacaattaatttttttccactGGTTTGGATTGTTCACACTTGATGGCATGACATCATCATTTTCTTCCAGGATAACAgtatacgttttttttttttttggcttgagATTAAAATACTAGAATGTACAAGTTTTGGCTGAAGTCATAATCaatttttgcatttcaattGGGAAATGCAtcctatctttacttccatCAAAACAAAGTGATTCCTTAATAAAAAACGACAATTATAACTAAAGCATCTGTTTGCTTTAGTTAAATCAGCATGTCACCTTTTGAACGCCATCAATCCGTTTAGGAActgttttatgttttcaattgaTTTATGATTGTACTGTGTGCAATATGTTAATCTTCCTCAATGTTGTTTTCTGCAGGCTATAAAACTCTGGTGGAAAAACGTGCGTTTTGTCCAACACCCTAGATATAGCATTCccacatataaggatgaagcttTGATGCGGGACAAAAAGTTGCAGTGTTGTGGATTGAGTGATGATAATAGGCAGCATCTGCAACAAAGAGGAAGCGATCCAGGTTGTTGTTTAGCTGAATTAAGTCCCCAGAACCGGTGGTTTAGATGGAGAGATGCTAAGTGGCCATGGTCATAGTAATATGTTAGATTACTAGTTCAAGTTGTGGcccttgaaaattgaaatatgttACTATTACCTTGATTTATAAGGATTACTCATTTGTtaataacatgttgatcatcatGACAATTATTATTACTCATTTTAAAGCTTAATCTCCTTTCCACTTTGAGCTACCTAACGTTTCATCCTCATTCCCTATAGCCGAAGTCGTCAATGCTTTCcctatttgttttgattttggcTTGTTACCTTTTAGAGCTAGAAATGTAGTAAAACAAAATGTACTAATAAAGTTATCATTTCattgttttgatattttatgatgaatagaattaatttttaatttttttttattttaaaaatggatGAAATTATGTCAATGatatctttgatttttttttatattagccATTTTCTGAAGACTAAGAATGCTTGAtactaatgaaaataaaaaaatcgttTTTTAATGATGGAAAGccattattatttctaattgatCAAATTTTGTTGGAAATAAATGTGTTGAAAATAAGTGTGTTggaaatacttaaaaaaattattaactgtaactgtaaataattttttaacttatataatATTTCAAGTTTTCAACGGGCAAAGATTATCTGCATCgtgaaattttttatcttagttAGAAGTTAGTTGTaggtatattatttttaacattcttgcttatatattaaaaatacaaagcgtaagttaatcattaataaaattgatcaataaaatattatatcaaaaaatattataaatgctAACACATGTATAAGAAGAAATcgtgagaaaatgaaataaacataaacaccggtcttctttctctcttacaGATATaccttataagttataaaacttctcatcctctttttaTTGAGTCACTACAAACGGTAAATTTGAGTGGTTACGGTCAGGGACAGTTATAAGAGAAGACTTTATATACAAATACACATTCTAGGATTCCGATAATTGTTGGTAAGTGATAAAGCAAGATTGATTGAGTGCTGCTATATAGGTGCTAACAATTACCATGACAGATCTTGCATCCTTAGCTAACTGAATAGAAGCTTGacaataacaattataaatatGGAGTGTTTGTATAATGTTTGTTTGCATAAAGAGGGAATAAAGAGTTTAGATAAATTTTCAAAGTCGATATAAAGTAGTCAAATTATCATTTCaccttttaaaacattaaaaccaATATAACAAGACGTGCAAAATGAATTTGTTGGtgaaaattaaagtttaagaaaaagacaaaatatCATTTGGAGATGCTTTCACAATTATTtatcatcattaaaaaaattcactatatatattgaaaataatgaaatataatttatacgtGTAATTTAAGCATCACTCAAAGCagggaaatataattttttattctaaaactaAATCAGTAACAACTAAAatagttgttttaaaaatataaatagttaattttataaaatgatgataTGTTAAATGTAAGCATCCCATAATTTCCATGCAATAACATACAAGAAGTGGaaagaaacaaaatgaaaaactcAAATTCTTGCAAAGTCATGAGCAATCAAATGGCCTAACTTTGtggaattaaaaaacaaaaaaccaaacTAGGTTGAACCCAGCACGAAGGATCCGGGAAAGTTTGTAGTTAATTACTTAATTCTGTCTATCTCCTTTTTCTAGATTTATATATGCATATGACACGCCACGCTGAATGAAATCTCACGGTTTGACGGAATTACGACCAAACAAGGGTTCACATTCAAAAGGAATAgaacatggagaaaaaaaagatagatgCGTATGTTTTTTTAGGCACTTCCAACAATTGGATTTTGAATGGGCTCACATCtatttcatcttaaaaaaaaaagattaaattacacTAAAACTACTGAAGTTTTGTCTAatttttctcaatatttttctttatttttttaccttcatgtcaactttttttaattgtttgaaaaatattacatagACATCCTTAATACATTACACTAATCTCttaattaattgtttgaaaaaatattacaccACCATGTACTCCTACATGGAAAGATGCcgtaaacattaaaaaaaaaaaaaacaagaggttTCTAAGCAATTTCAAGAAGCTAGAAAGTATTAGTGTAATTTACTGAAAATCTAttgtaaatatgaaaaatatactattaatatttattttcactttttaagTGTTCCTTTGTAACAAACATATTTCTATCCTCGAGTAAGTAACTAAATCTGGGACAGGAAAATTAGTCTTATAATGAGTTCTATTTTGGAGTCTCACAAAAAACAAGAACCCTACTTTTAAtagttagaaaaaagaaaaagaaaacaaaaggaaaatcatTTGTAAAAATTCAAACCGATTCATTTTCAATCCACTTTATAAAATTGGTTCGGTTCCTTcagttttttttctaaaataatttgaatttttttaggtttgatttgatttaattcagtataatactattatttttgtatCCATATAGATCGGTTATTCTAACAAATTGAATTGAGTTGAACCAAACgacttcttaaaaataattcggttaatcaaattattttaaaaaagtggttctatttatttttttctccaaaacaGTTTAATCTTTCTAACTcagtttggtttaatttttataattctgcttgggttttttttattgacactCCTGGCGTATAACAGCCGACTGTTGAGTTAATGGGTTGCTGCTGCATTCCACTTGTAGTCTGTTCctgcaaataaaaaatagggttttatTTGGCAAAGCCTCTCCAATCGAAAGAGGCACACGTGCTTTACTTTTGAAGTCactatctttttctttctttgggtAAACATATTGTCATGGTTACGCCACACCTCTTTGACAATATTGCAAGTCGGCATGGCCTCTTAGCCACATGAGCTTTGTGTCAATTAACTAATCAATAACCATAGTCAACTAGCTAGCCAGCCCTGatcaagagagaaaaagagctagttaatgaatttaattgttCTTTTACAACAGTTAATCACTTTTGATCTGTGAATATAGGTCCgtcaaataatttttcatttacaatAATCTTCTATGACTCAAGACAAAAACTTTCGATAAAAAATATGTAGGTATTCATCAATTAAAAATGTACTTCTAACATATAATTTTGTTGCAGGAGCAGACCCAGGATTAAATAATTGGGGAGGaccaaatatgaaaattaaaattaatctaataaatatattaactagCATCGAAATTCATacaaaatattcataattatatcttttcaaaataatctaagaactataataaataatatatttacataGCGTATAAATTAAGCATTTTAAAAAGACCCGTAATTACAAATGATAATCACTAATTTCATATTCTATCAAGAATCCtaatgaatttataataaaattagtattttcgttaaacatttttttatgaaaaatcttattatgttaaaaaaactaCTAAATTAGAACAATTTATATTACTGACTAAATTAACTTTCACGACAATAGTAGCTAACAATATTGAAGAATAATTTACTttcaaatagttaaaaaataaaataaaaa
The nucleotide sequence above comes from Glycine soja cultivar W05 chromosome 11, ASM419377v2, whole genome shotgun sequence. Encoded proteins:
- the LOC114373920 gene encoding uncharacterized protein LOC114373920: MEIFYLLCSIVSTSLTSLLLSLVLPFHTLLQRWNSSRAASSFSDDEAEPISLYEGTVWHQRRHPVNHSFQYQVRYALIDLDRAPHAPHDHLSLDEARQITDTNGPILLLTIPPSVGYEQNPLSVYYCYAVEGSTKRLKKCIAEVTNTPWGERVSFVFNPHSDLVAKALHVSPFMDMLGSWNIKANDPGENLTISISVHHPEHGNYFTASLKAKKLCSSPESDHAVFFWLMPHKVAVWIYWHAIKLWWKNVRFVQHPRYSIPTYKDEALMRDKKLQCCGLSDDNRQHLQQRGSDPGCCLAELSPQNRWFRWRDAKWPWS